Proteins from a genomic interval of Mesobacillus sp. S13:
- a CDS encoding RDD family protein: MNRPAGFWVRLGAAILDGLIIGVPLAIISYLITGNTEDNAFTSSVNLLYSVLVPVVWSGYTVGKKIVGVRIAKVNGEKIGFGTMLLRTLVGGLVYVLTLGLAAIVSAFMVGLRQDKRAIHDFIAGTYVTYEKPNEIQYEQ; encoded by the coding sequence ATGAACAGACCAGCTGGTTTTTGGGTAAGACTGGGTGCAGCAATTTTAGACGGATTAATCATCGGAGTTCCACTTGCAATTATCAGTTATTTAATAACAGGTAACACTGAAGACAATGCTTTTACTTCCTCAGTGAACCTGCTCTACTCTGTGCTTGTTCCAGTAGTGTGGTCCGGATATACAGTCGGCAAGAAAATCGTTGGTGTAAGAATCGCGAAAGTAAACGGGGAGAAAATAGGTTTCGGCACGATGCTTTTGAGAACTCTCGTCGGCGGACTAGTTTATGTTCTTACTTTAGGTCTTGCTGCTATTGTCAGTGCTTTCATGGTAGGGCTTCGACAGGATAAAAGAGCAATCCATGATTTCATCGCAGGCACATATGTAACTTATGAAAAACCAAACGAAATACAGTATGAACAATAA
- a CDS encoding GNAT family N-acetyltransferase, whose translation MELNEVKLTKQMSKVFGIAEHACKYDKSPCLTPEHLLIGCLDDGSYPIKEAIQKSGIDIDSLKDSCHPILESLPFGFCEPIKTPVCQSTKLVIDQAINYMRNYNQVFLNEGHVLKALIITGQTDRMLTPEQQNTFLSLGTVSRDMQLDLSGYSVQKQLYKNIRMVRHEDAERLILFIKDEFGTRWIETIKQALVRNLPSIFIAEDRSGDIIGFAAFDIQQPGYFGPMGVAKNKRAKRIGESLLHVCLEDMLRKGYKEIIIDQAGPIEFYEKACNGKVIPIFE comes from the coding sequence TTGGAGTTAAATGAAGTAAAACTTACAAAGCAAATGTCAAAAGTTTTTGGCATAGCAGAACATGCATGTAAATATGACAAAAGTCCATGCTTGACACCTGAGCATCTTTTGATTGGATGCTTGGATGATGGGTCTTACCCTATAAAGGAGGCAATACAAAAAAGTGGCATCGATATTGATTCTTTGAAGGATTCATGTCATCCGATTCTTGAAAGTCTTCCTTTCGGTTTCTGTGAACCAATTAAAACTCCAGTTTGTCAATCAACGAAACTAGTGATTGATCAAGCAATAAACTATATGAGGAACTACAATCAGGTTTTCCTAAATGAAGGACATGTCCTGAAGGCTTTAATTATAACTGGACAAACTGATAGAATGTTGACTCCGGAACAGCAAAACACCTTTCTGAGTCTGGGAACAGTATCGCGGGATATGCAATTGGATTTATCAGGATACAGTGTACAGAAGCAGCTTTACAAGAATATTAGAATGGTTCGCCATGAAGATGCTGAGAGGCTGATCCTGTTCATAAAAGATGAGTTTGGCACTCGTTGGATTGAGACAATCAAACAGGCACTTGTGCGTAATCTTCCGTCCATTTTTATCGCTGAAGATCGATCAGGGGATATAATTGGCTTTGCAGCTTTTGACATACAACAACCGGGTTATTTTGGACCTATGGGCGTCGCGAAAAACAAAAGAGCTAAAAGGATTGGAGAGTCATTGCTGCATGTCTGCCTGGAAGATATGTTGAGAAAGGGTTATAAAGAAATTATCATCGATCAAGCCGGACCAATCGAATTTTATGAAAAAGCGTGTAACGGCAAAGTCATTCCTATATTTGAATAA
- a CDS encoding M48 family metallopeptidase, with translation MTEKNFTEKNLVHKNENKYFWIVLSISIASYILFAISIVGIFIIAGFLMISLVLHALMIGQIRLNAVKIGDNQFPLIHSTVKDLCVKMEIKSIPDIYVMQSGGVMNAFATRFFGRDMVVVYSEIFDLIEQNAEEELQFVLAHELAHIKRNHFGKMMFILPSMWIPGIAEMYLRACEYTCDRYAAFYTGNPAAAKNGLTMLAIGKTLYRRVNNTEFLAQINKEKGFVVWLAEILSTHPPLPKRINEISIFFGEGSTIVPSKKSIGLVALVAASIILTGLVLVGGYMVYDEVNSSIFADEEYYEEDIEVSPLIEAVISGNAKKVDSLIENGEDIEQLDYNGYTALDWAVMDMNTDMVQLLLNLKADPNFESDYGMTPFMTAAQTGNASMVKMLHEAGGDPNYQEMSSGYTALIYSVFSGEIDTVKLMIDLGADTQLRDYSGMTARMHALQSGEQEIADLLK, from the coding sequence ATGACAGAAAAAAATTTCACTGAGAAAAACCTGGTACATAAAAATGAGAATAAATATTTCTGGATTGTATTAAGTATTAGTATTGCTTCTTACATTTTGTTTGCAATATCCATCGTGGGAATATTTATCATTGCAGGATTCTTGATGATTTCATTGGTGCTTCATGCTTTGATGATTGGCCAGATACGGCTGAATGCGGTGAAAATAGGAGACAATCAATTTCCGTTAATCCATTCGACGGTCAAAGATTTATGTGTAAAAATGGAAATTAAATCCATACCTGATATTTACGTGATGCAATCAGGCGGAGTAATGAATGCTTTTGCGACACGCTTTTTCGGAAGGGATATGGTTGTTGTCTACTCCGAAATTTTCGACCTTATCGAACAAAATGCTGAAGAGGAACTCCAGTTTGTCCTGGCACATGAATTGGCTCATATCAAACGAAATCATTTCGGCAAAATGATGTTCATCCTTCCTTCTATGTGGATTCCGGGTATTGCAGAAATGTACCTGCGCGCTTGTGAATATACATGTGATCGCTATGCGGCCTTCTATACAGGTAATCCTGCAGCGGCGAAAAACGGACTTACCATGCTGGCGATTGGGAAAACCTTATATAGAAGGGTGAATAATACAGAATTTCTTGCCCAGATCAATAAAGAAAAAGGGTTTGTGGTCTGGCTGGCAGAAATCTTATCAACACATCCGCCGCTTCCAAAAAGAATAAATGAAATCAGCATCTTTTTTGGAGAAGGTTCAACCATAGTACCTTCCAAAAAATCAATAGGGCTTGTAGCACTTGTAGCTGCTTCCATAATACTTACAGGTTTGGTTTTGGTTGGCGGATACATGGTCTATGATGAGGTGAATTCATCTATCTTTGCAGATGAAGAGTATTATGAAGAAGATATAGAAGTTTCTCCATTAATCGAAGCAGTCATCAGTGGGAATGCGAAGAAGGTTGATAGTTTAATAGAGAATGGGGAAGATATTGAACAATTAGACTATAATGGATACACAGCATTGGACTGGGCTGTTATGGATATGAATACCGACATGGTTCAATTGCTGTTGAATCTTAAGGCGGATCCTAATTTCGAATCGGATTATGGCATGACACCATTTATGACTGCTGCCCAAACAGGGAATGCTTCAATGGTCAAAATGCTGCATGAAGCTGGCGGTGATCCTAACTACCAAGAAATGAGCTCTGGGTATACAGCATTGATTTATTCAGTATTCAGTGGCGAAATCGACACGGTCAAACTGATGATAGACTTGGGGGCAGACACACAGCTAAGAGATTATTCGGGTATGACTGCGAGAATGCATGCCTTGCAATCAGGTGAGCAGGAAATCGCAGATTTATTAAAATAA
- a CDS encoding multidrug resistance efflux transporter family protein: protein MGPILIGILAAFFFAFTFILNQSMELSGGSWIWSASLRYLFMVPFLLAIVAARGNTKPVIHSIKQNPFPWFLWSFVGFVLFYAPLTYAAAFSPGWLIAATWQITIISGALLSPLFYERTMTKEGLVTVRAKIPFKGLGMSVIILAGILLIQLEHARHLPFKMVVLGVIPVLIASFAYPLGNRKMMEVTNGNLDAYQRVLGMTLASLPFWLLLSLYGLLTVGPPTTNQSFQSLLVAITSGVIATVLFFKATDLVRGNMQKLAAVEATQAMEVLFALGGEFLILATPLPSTLSWVGIIFVMLGMALHSLTTMKRKEEQMKISA from the coding sequence ATGGGACCGATTTTAATAGGCATTTTAGCAGCCTTCTTTTTTGCGTTCACCTTTATTTTGAATCAATCGATGGAGTTATCTGGTGGAAGCTGGATATGGAGCGCCTCCCTTAGATACCTATTCATGGTTCCCTTCTTATTGGCCATTGTGGCTGCAAGGGGAAATACAAAGCCGGTAATTCATAGCATCAAACAAAATCCTTTCCCTTGGTTTCTTTGGAGCTTTGTTGGCTTTGTCTTGTTTTATGCACCACTTACATATGCTGCAGCCTTTTCACCAGGGTGGCTGATTGCAGCGACTTGGCAAATCACAATTATTTCCGGTGCTTTGCTCAGTCCCTTGTTTTATGAAAGGACGATGACAAAAGAAGGTTTAGTAACAGTGAGGGCTAAAATACCCTTCAAGGGACTCGGAATGTCAGTGATCATTTTAGCAGGAATCTTGCTAATACAATTAGAACATGCTAGACATTTACCCTTTAAGATGGTTGTACTTGGGGTCATCCCAGTCTTGATCGCATCTTTCGCTTATCCTCTGGGAAACAGAAAAATGATGGAAGTTACAAATGGAAATCTTGACGCATATCAACGCGTCCTGGGAATGACTCTTGCCAGTCTGCCTTTTTGGCTTCTCTTATCTTTATATGGTCTGTTGACGGTGGGTCCTCCAACCACGAACCAAAGCTTCCAGTCCCTTTTAGTAGCCATTACCTCAGGGGTGATTGCGACTGTTTTATTCTTCAAGGCGACAGATTTAGTGAGAGGCAATATGCAGAAACTCGCTGCAGTAGAAGCAACCCAGGCCATGGAAGTTCTTTTTGCATTGGGAGGCGAATTTTTAATCCTGGCAACCCCACTTCCATCAACATTATCCTGGGTCGGCATTATCTTCGTCATGCTAGGTATGGCACTTCACAGCCTTACAACAATGAAGAGAAAAGAAGAGCAAATGAAAATCAGTGCGTAG